The DNA sequence CTGTATAATTCCTTAATCCAATACAATTGCAAGGTGACAAAGACAATCATCGAAATGGTCATCAACACTGATATAAATGGAATAAACTTATTGCTCATTATTTTTAATTAAAAATGAATTGTTAAAATTACTCATTTTAAGAATATTATAACAAAAGAAAGGCCAAAATATTGTGTTTAATTTCATAAAAGACTTTTTTTTAACAAAGTATTGTTAATCAACAATTTTTTAACTCAAATTAAGAATATTCTGTTAAAATATAATATATTTGATAAAAATCAGAGAATGAAAACTGAAATAATTTTTAATAAAGATGACAATTCGGCCTCTCTTTATATCATGAAGATTTTCCATACTACCGTTGATGAAGTCTGGAATCACTTTACAAAGGCAGATTTACTCGATCAATGGTGGGCTCCAGAACCTTGGAAATGCCAAACTTTAAAAATGGATTTTGCGCCGGAAGGAGTTTGGAATTACGCGATGGTTGGTCCGGAAAACGAAAAAAGTTTCAGCGGAGTTCGTTTTCATGAAATCAATTTTCATCGCAGTTTCGACTACTCTGCCTTTTTTACAGATGAAAACGGAAGTATGCGTAATGAATTTCCAGCCAGCAATTGGCTACTTGGTTTTACGGGAGTTGAAGAAGGCACGAAATTAACGGTCAATATTCACTTCAAAACAACAGAAGATATGAGAGCTCTTTTAGAAATGGGCTTTGAAGGAGGTTTTAAAATGGGACTTAATCAACTGGAAGAACTATTAAACAAAAAAGACTGATTTTAAAAATCAGTCTTTATTTATCTAAAAAAGTTCTTCATCAATAAAATATTGAATAATCGCTTTCTTCATTAGAATCTGTTGCTCATTCGGTTTCAACTCCGGAAGTGGCGCAACTTCATCGAAATGCGGATAGCCGTCATCGTCATAATCTCTGAACTTATAGTAACCAAAAGGTTCTAACAAACGACAAACTGCGATATGCAGAATATTCAACTTGTCATCTTTCGTATATTTTTGTTGTCCGCTTCCTAATTCCTGAACTCCGATTAAAAATAGAATCGTGTCAATCTGCGGATGTTTTTCGGTATCAAAAGTCTTTACAAAAAACGCTTCAACTTCTTCCCAAAGTTGGCTTTCTGATTTATTTTCCATCTATCTTATTTTCTAATTTCATTAAAAATGCATATTCCAAAGAATCTTCTTTTAAAGATTCAAATCTTCCGCTGGCACCGCCGTGACCGGAACTCATATCGGTTTTGAAAATCAAAATATTAGTATCGGTTTTCAATTCCCGAAGTTTTGCCGTCCATTTTGCAGGTTCCCAATATTGAACTTGAGAATCGTGCAAACCTGTTGTAATCAAAATATGCGGGTAATTTTTCGCTTCTATATTATCATAAGGAGAATATGATTTTATATAATCGTAATATTCTTTGTCTTTCGGATTTCCCCATTCATCAAATTCTCCCGTTGTTAAAGGAATCGTTTCGTCTAACATCGTCGTTACCAAATCAACAAAAGGAACTTGCGCCACAATTGCATTGAATAATTCCGGTTCATAATTAATGATCGCTCCCATCAAAAGTCCGCCGGCACTTCCGCCCATCGCATAAAGATGTTTTTCAGAAGTATAATTTTCTTTTACTAAATACTTAGCAGCATCGATGAAATCAAAGAACGTGTTTTTCTTGAAGAGCATTTTTCCATCTTCATACCACTCTCTTCCCATATATTCTCCACCTCGAACGTGTGCAATTGCGTAGATAAAACCACGATTTAAAAGAGATAGTCGAACATTCGAAAAACTCGCATCGATGGTATGTCCATAACTTCCGTAACCATAAATCAATAAAGGAGTTTCTGCAGATTTCACGGTATTTTTATGATAAACCAAAGAAATCGGAATTTTTTTTCCGTCTCTGGCAGTTGCCCAAATTCTTTCTGAAATATAATTTTCCGGAACAAAATCTCCACCTAAGACTTCCTGTTGTTTCAACAATTTGGTCGTTCTTTCTTTCATATCATATTCGAAAGTCGAACTTGGCTGCGTTAAAGAAGTATATCCGAAACGCAATTTTTCGGTGTCGAATTCTAAATTCAACCCAATATAAGCCGTATAAGTCGGATCTGAAAAAGGTAAATAATGGAAAGTGTTGTTTTTCGTATCAATGATTTTGATTTGTAAAAGACCTTCCATTCTTTCTTCAAGAACCAGATAGTTTTGGAAAATCTCAAAACCTTCCAACAAAACGTCTTCCCGATGTGGAATTACTTCAATCCAATTTTCTAGTCCTGGATTGGCCACTTTAGTTTTCGAAATTTTAAAGTTGGTAGCATCATCAGCATTTGAAATGATATAAAATTCATCTTCAAAATGCTCAACCGAATATTCTAAATCATCAATTCTTGGCTGAATTATTTTCCAGTCTGCCATAACATCATCTGCAGGAATAAATCTCTGCTCGTCAGAAATCGTACTCGAACTTGAAATAAAAATATATTTTAAAGATTTGGTTTTAAAAACATTCACATCAAAAGTTTCATCTTCTTCATGAAAAATTAAAACATCTTGCGAAGAATCCGTTCCCAATTGATGAAGAAAAACCTGAAACGCTCGCAAACTGTCATCTTTTCTGATGTAGAAAACATGCTCATTATCATTTGCCCACACTGCTTTTCCAGTCGTATTTGGAATTTGATCTTGTAAAATTTCGCCAGTTTCTAAATTCTGAAAATTTATATTATAAATTCTTCGTCCCATATTATCGGACGAATAACTCATCAATTTATTATTCGGAGAAACAGCAACACTTCCAACTTCGAAAAATTTTTGACCTTCTGCTAAAACATTTACATCTAATAAAAGTTCTTCTTCATTTTCTAAAGTCTGAAATTTTCGTGTAAACAAAGGATGCTCCTTTCCGTCTACGAACCGAACGATATACCAATATTCATTAAAAAAATAAGGAAGTGACTCATCATCTTTTTTATATCGGGCTTTCATTTCATCAAAAAGAAGTTGCTGAAAATCTTCGGTCTCTTTCATTACCGATTCAGCGTAAGAATTTTCTTCTTCCAGGTATTGTATAACTTCAGGATTCTCTCTTTCGTTCAACCAAAAATAAGGATCGTTTCTTTGATCACCGTGGATTTCCAGAACTTTCTCTATTTTTTTCGCTTTTGGCGGAGTGATATTATTATGGCTCATTTAGAGTAGATATTTAAATATAAAAAACCGACTTAATCTAAGAAAAAGGCGGTTTTTTGATTATGTTATTTAGACTTGAAGAAATTATTTCTCCAGCCCTCTTATGTATTTTTCAATTGCCATAGTCATTGATGGCGTTTCTTTGCTCGGAGCCATTACATCAACTCTCAACCCAGCATCCTTAGCTGCTTGCTCAGTAGTTAAACCGAAAACAGCAACTTTAACTTTGCCTTGTTCAAAGTCTTTAAAGTTTTCATGCAACGATTTAATTCCCTGTCTTGTAAAGAAAACCAACATATCATAATCAGCAATGTTAATTTCACTTAGATCACTACTTACCGTTTTATACATGGTGGCTTTCGTCCAGTCAATTCCAGAAGAATCTAAAACATTTTGGATATCAGAACCAATAATATCAGATGCCGGTAAAATATATTTCTCGGATGGGAACTTTTTGAAAAGCGGAATCAAATCAGCAAAAGTTCTTTCACCGAAAGCAATCTTTCTTTTTCTGTAAACAATATGTTTTTGTAAATAATTCGCAATCGCTTCTGATTGGCAAATGTAACGCATAGAATCTGGCACTGCGAAACGCATTTCTTCTGCCAAACGGAAATAATGATCAATCGCATTTTTACTGGTAAAAATAATACCGGTAAATTGCGACAAATCAATTTTCTGCGTTCTAAGCTCTTTCGCATCAACTCCTTCTACATGAATAAAAGGCTTAAAATCTATTCGGATTTTTTCCTTTCTTGCAATTTCCAAATAAGGAGAAGACTCATTAGGCGCGGGCTGTGAAACCAGTATAGATTTAATTTTCATCATCAAAATTTCTTAAAGATATAATACTCTCCATAGCACCAAAACAGGTGCAAATTGAAGGGTGCAAATATACAAAAATTTATAATACCACTTGTCAGGTAATATCTGGTTGGGTGAGAGCAAATAAAATAAAACTTTAAACACAAAAACACCAAGTAAACCAACGAAATAATAATCAAATAACTGTAAATCAGTTATATCGTAAAAATATTGATAAATACACAAAGCCATTAACACAAATGAAACTGTAAAATAAAACTTCGATGCGGTGAATTGAAAAAGAGTCCACCTTTTCATATTTCCTGTCCCAGCATAAAAAATATAGGACAACATACTTTTAAGGCTATAAAATATAATTAGTGAAATCAAGGTATATCCAAATTTATTGAGCTCATATCCGAAGAAATGAATGTCGGTTATTTGTTTTGGAACAATTGGGATCGACTGCGAAATAAGCGTTGCCATTAAAAGCGTAAAAACGACACTGATAATCAACCAACTCAAAAAATTATTAGAAGAGTCTGCGAATTTCTGCATCAAAAAAACCCTCACCGAAGAATCGCGATGAAGATATAAAAGCATGAACACATAAAGTAAAATACAACCGACGATGATAAATACCACCCAATCGTTTTGTTGCACGATTCTAACCAAAAGTAAAGTTTTTGCAAAAATAAGAATATTAAAGGAATATGTTAAGATATATTAACGCTATTTAACTTGGAATTAATCCCGGTCGTCAAAATCGTCCCTATTAATAATGGCGGAAAAGTTTATCTTTGCACCTTAATTTTTAAGATGAAAAAACTCGTCATCATTCCAACTTATAATGAGAAGGAAAATATTGAAAACATAATCGCTACAGTTTTTGCGCTGAAGGAGAATTTTCATGTTTTGATTGTTGATGATTCATCGCCCGACGGAACGGCAGAAATTGTAAAAAAACTGCAGACAATTTACCCTGATCATCTTCATTTAATTATCAGAAAAATAAAAGATGGTTTAGGAAAAGCTTATATCCATGGATTCAAATGGGCTCTGCAAAATAACTACGATTATATTTTTGAAATGGATGCTGATTTCTCACATAATCCAGCTGATCTCAATAAATTATTTCAAGCATGCTTAAAAGCAGATATGAGTATTGGTTCCCGATATTCAAAAGGAGTAAATGTGGTTAACTGGCCAATGGGAAGAGTTCTTCTTTCTTACTTCGCTTCTAAATATGTGCGCATGATTTTGGGAATTCCAATTCATGATACGACTGCGGGATTCGTTTGTTTCTCCAGAAAAGTCTTGGAAGAAATTGGTTTAGACAAAATTAAATTAAAAGGATACGGTTTTCAGATTGAAATGAAATTCCGTGCGATTAAAAAAGGATTTAAAGTTGTAGAAGTTCCTATTATCTTCACCAACAGAGAATTAGGAGTAAGCAAAATGAATGGCGGAATTATTCACGAAGCTGTTTTTGGAGTTTTAAATTTAAAATGGAAATCCATGATCGGGAAGTTATGAGAAAAATAACATTGGTGCTTTTTTCATTTTTAATGATGGCTTGTTCGCAACTGATTGACCAACCAAAAAACCTTGTTCCGAAAGATACCATGTCAGAATTACTTGCAGACTTTGCAATAAATGAGCAACTGAACATGGTGGTAGAAAATACCAATTTAGATAATGCAACCCGATACACCCTTCAACAAAAAAAAATCAAAGGAAATGATTTTGTTGAAAGTTATAAATACTACACCGCCACCGGCGACATAGAAAAGATAATAGATAACGCACAGGATATTGTTTTAAACAAAGATCCAAAAGCAAAAATCTATATCGAGAAGAAATTAAAAGAAAACAAAAACTTACCTGCATTTGCAAGATAATATGAAGTCCCCATTTTTCGAAATCAATAAAAGCACAACCGGAAAAGCTAGAGCCGGAACAATTACAACAGATCACGGCACCATTGAAACACCGATTTTCATGCCCGTGGGAACAGTTGCTTCTGTAAAAACCGTTCATCAAAGAGAACTAAAAGATGATATCAAAGCGCAGATTATTTTAGGAAATACCTATCACTTAAATCTTCGCCCAAAAATGGATATCATGCAGCAAGCTGGAGGTCTTCATAAATTCATGAACTGGGATTTACCAATTCTTACCGATTCTGGTGGTTACCAAGTGTTCTCTTTGTCAAAATCGAGAAAATTAAATGAGAAAGGCGTAAAATTCAAATCTCATATTGACGGAAGTACTCATTTTATTTCACCTGAAATTTCGATGGATATCCAAAGAAAGATTGGTGCAGATATCTTCATGGCTTTTGATGAATGTGTTGCTTATCCCGCAGAATATAACCAGGTTAAAAAATCAATGGATCTTACGCATCGCTGGTTAAAACGATGTATAAAATGGAATGCAGAAAACCCGGAATTATACGGTCATAAGCAAGCGTTTTTCCCCATCGTTCAAGGATCTTGTTATGCTGATTTAAGAATAAAATCTGCAGAATTTATCTCAGAACAAAACGCAGTAGGAAATGCAATTGGTGGACTTTCTGTAGGAGAACCAGAAGAGGAAATGTACAGAATCACAGATATCGTAACTGATATTTTGCCAGTCGAAAAACCAAGATATTTAATGGGTGTTGGTACTCCGTGGAATATTTTAGAATCTATCGGTTTAGGAATCGACATGATGGATTGTGTAATGCCAACCAGAAATGCCAGAAATGCTATGTTATTTACTTGGCAAGGCGTGATGAATATGAAGAATAAGAAGTGGGAAAGTGATTTTTCTCCTTTAGATGAATTCGGAACGAGTTATGTAGATTCAGATTATTCGAAAGCATATGTTCGTCATTTATTTGTGGCCAAAGAATATTTAGGAAAACAAATTGCATCTATTCATAATTTAGCTTTCTACTTGGATCTAGTTAGAGTTGCAAGACAACATATTGTCGCTGGCGATTTCTACGAATGGAAACAATCAATCGACCCAATTCTTAGACAAAGACTTTAAAAAAATTCTAAAAGTATTTATGAAAATAATTGACCTCTATATCATCAAAAAATACCTCGGAACTTTTGGGTTCATGTTAGGGTTATTAACGATTATTATTTTGGTCATCGATGTCCAGGCAAAAGCTCCAAGAATTGAATCAAACGGCTTTACCGTAACTGAATTTTTGATTGATTTCTATCCGTATTGGATTGTAAATCTGGTTATTACCTTCATGTCGATTTTGGTTTTTATCTCGGTTATTTTCTTTACTTCAAAAATCGCCAACAATACTGAGATTGTTGCCATCATAAGTTCTGGAGCTAGTTTCCATCGATTTGCCAGACCTTATTTTATAACGTCTGGAGTGATTGCGATTGCCGCTTTATTGATCAATCACTTTTTATTACCGCTGGCAAACATTAAGAAGAACGAATTAGAACCTTATACTTATAGTGCAAAAAACCGGGAAGAATTCACTGGAAATGCTGAAGTTGCGACTCAACTTTCAAAGACCGAGTACATCTTTATTAAAAGTTATAATAAAAAAGAGAAGCGTGGTTCGGGCTTTTTCTACCAGAAATTTGATAAAGACAGAAAGTTGATTTATCAATTAAATGCTGCAGATTTCTATTGGGATAAGGATAAAAAGTTATTCTTAATGACTAATTATTTAGAAAAGTCATTCCTTAAAAATGACACCGAAAAATTAGCTCAAGGAAACACGATGTCTAAAAATTTCGGTCAATCTCCGGAGGAACTTTTTCCTGATGTTTTATTAGGTCAAAATAAAACTACGCCTGAACTTATTAAATTCATCAACCGGGAAAAAGAAAAAGGAAACGCAAATCTCAATAACTATTTGAATGAGCTTTATCAGAGAACCTCAATGCCATTTTCGGTAATTATCTTGACGGTTTTAGGACTTGCTCTTTCATCTGAAAAAAAACGGGGTGGTTTAGGAATGAACCTCGCAATTGGGATTTCACTGGCTTTTGTCTTTGTATTTTCATTTGAAGTTTTAAAGGTTGTTTCCGCCAATAAAACAATATCACCACTTCTCGCAATGTGGATTCCTAACTTTATTTTTGGCCCACTTGCCTTGTATCTTTATTTTAAAAGAGCCAATCAATAAAGAAGCGCAATCTCTTTATGGAAGAATTTCTTTAATCCATCGTTTTCTAATTCAACCCAAAGAAATCCGTCTTCATCTACTTTTTTAATAATGCCATTTTGTCTTGATTGACCGATTTGAAAAACAGAGATTAAATCCTTTCGGAACAACCGTTCATTCAACTTTTTCAATACCGATTCTTCAGAAGTTGGTTTCGTTAAATTTTCGACCAAATACTCATGTAATGATTCTGTCAAACTTTCAAGATCGAATCTAATTCCGGTTTGAGTAAGTAATGAGCCTGCTTTTGGGAGATGCTTGAAATTTTCTTCTAAAACATTTACCCCAATACCGATAAGGAAATACGATCTTCTTTTAATAATTTTCTTTTCAATTAAAATCCCAGAAACTTTTTTATTATTAATGATAATATCATTTGGCCACTTAATTTGAGGCGTATGATTTGTCAGAATGGCAAGAAAATCAGTCAATACTTCAGCGGTATGAAAATTGAATAAATGATTGGGTAATTTAATGAGTTCATCAGGGACTGCGACTGAATAAGCCAAGCTTAAATCGTTACCAGATTCCCAGGAATTTCCATACTGGCCTTTGCCTTTAGTTTGATTAAAAGTGCAAACAGCTTGCAGATCAAGAGTGTCATGAGATATAAATTTCTCAATCTCATCATGGGTTGAAGAACATTCTTTGAGATAGAACAAGCACATCATTTATGAAAACTTTAAGAGTTAGATTTGGTAAATTTGAGACTATTTAAATAAAAAAACAATAAATTTGCAGATTATACAAAATTTTTAATGAACAAAATCACAGAAAAGCAACTACTAATCGACAAAATTGTAGAGGCAATACAAGATACCAAGGGAGAAGACATCATGATCTTCGACTTATCGACCATCGAAAATTCGGCAGCGCAAACATTCGTAATCTGCACCGGAAACTCTAACACCCAAGTTTCGGCTATTTCCGGAAACATCCAAAAAAAGGTTAGAAATGATTTACAAGACCGTCCATGGCATGTGGAAGGGAGTGAAAACTCACTTTGGGTTCTGTTGGATTATGTATCCGTAGTGGTGCACGTTTTCCAGAGAGAAACCAGAGAATACTATGATATTGAGGAGCTTTGGGGAGATGCAAAGATCACCAAAATCGAAAATTAATTACTGATAGTTGACGAGAACCATTTCGTCAAAATTTTTATAAAAAGATATGAATAACAATAAAGGATTTAACTGGTTTTTCCCAATTGCGATTGTGGCCATTTTACTCTTTTTCTTTTCGAATATGAATGGGGATTCCTCAGCGAATTCATTAGACGAAGAAGGGTTCTATGCCTTAATGGCAGAGGGTAAAGTTCAGAATGTACTGATTTATAAAGATACCGAAAAGGCAGATGTTTTTCTTACACCGGCTGCTAAAAAAGCATTAGATAGTAAGCAGGTTGCAAAAGAAAGAAGCCCTTTTTCAGCATTTGACTTTTCTCCAAAACCCGATTACACAATCAGTTTCGGAGACCTACAGCTTTTCTTGGAAAAATTCGATAAAATCAAACAGGATAACCCAGCCATCGTAACTAAAAAAGATTACGGAGTTGGTAAAAATCCAATGACGGAGTTATTATTTACCGCGGTTTTCTGGATCGCAATCATGGCACTCTTCTATTTTGTGATTTTCCGCAAAATGATGGGCGGCGGTGGCGGCGGAGGCGGTGGCCAAATCTTCTCTATCGGTAAATCAAAAGCAAAACTGTTTGACGAAAAAGATAAAGTTCAAGTTTCATTTAAAGATGTTGCAGGACTGGAAGGTGCAAAAGAAGAAGTTCAGGAAGTGGTAGACTTTTTAAAGAACTCTGAAAAATACACCAAACTGGGAGGTAAAATTCCGAAAGGAGTATTATTAGTTGGTCCTCCGGGAACAGGTAAAACCCTTTTAGCAAAAGCAGTTGCAGGTGAGGCGAAAGTTCCTTTCTTCTCGCTGTCAGGTTCTGACTTTGTCGAAATGTTTGTAGGAGTTGGAGCTTCCCGAGTAAGAGACTTATTTGCTCAGGCGAAAGCGAAATCACCGGCGATTATTTTCATTGATGAAATTGATGCTATCGGTAGAGCCAGAGGAAAAGGAAACATGACGGGAGGAAATGATGAAAGAGAAAACACTCTGAATCAATTACTGACAGAAATGGATGGTTTTGGAACCGACACGAATGTGATCATTATGGCGGCAACCAACAGAGCAGATATTTTAGATAAAGCCTTAATGAGAGCTGGTCGATTTGACCGTTCGATTTATGTTGACTTACCAGAGTTGCATGAAAGAAGAGAAATCTTCGATGTGCATTTGGCTAAAATTAAAATGGAACCGAATATTGATCGAGAATTCTTGGCAAAACAAACTCCAGGATTTAGTGGTGCAGATATCGCAAACCTTTGTAATGAGGCCGCTTTAATTGCAGCAAGAAATTCTCATGAATCGGTAACGAAACAAGATTTCTTAGATGCTGTTGATAGAATTATCGGTGGTCTTGAAAAGAAAAATAAAGCAATTAAGCCTTCAGAAAAAAGAAGAGTTGCTTATCACGAAGCAGGACACGCAACTATTTCTTGGTTGGTAGAACATGCAGCACCGTTATTAAAGGTGACTATCGTTCCGAGAGGACGTTCATTAGGTGCAGCGTGGTATCTTCCGGAAGAAAGACAGTTGACGACTACTGAGCAGATGTATGACGAGCTTTGTGCGACCTTAGGTGGTAGAGCTGCTGAGCAAACCATCTTCGGAAACATTTCAACTGGCGCGCTTTCAGATTTAGAAAGAGTAACCAAACAAGCGCAAGCAATGGTTACCATTTACGGACTAAACGATAAAATCGGTAATATATCTTACTACGACAGTACAGGACAATCTGAATATAGCTTTGGAAAACCGTATTCTGAGAATACTGCAAAAATGATTGACGAAGAAATTTCGAAAATTATTGAAACGCAATATGCCAGAGCTTTGCAGATTTTAGCTGATAATAAAGATAAATTAGATGCACTTGCTGCGAAACTTTTAGAAAAAGAAGTCATCTTTAGAGAAGACTTGGAAGAAGTTTTCGGTGAAAGAGCTTGGGATCCTGAATTAACAGAACATCCTGTTTCTAATACTCATAAAGCGAAAACTCCGGTTGAAGATGCAGAAATCTTAGGACCCGAATCTAATTCACAACTTTAATAAATTGAGTCCTGATTATTTATATTCATGTAAATAATCAGGATTTTTGTATTTAATTGATTAAGTAAACAAATATTTTCTATTTTTGTAGAACAATCGCATAATTAAAAGGAATTGAGTCTATTTAAAAAATTGGTGGGGAAAATACTGAATCAGCCTGAAGAGGATGAAGAGCAGGATTTGGTGAAACTTGGAGATCAGTTGAAAAACGCTGACCTTGACTATAAGTTTGCCCAATTATTTACCCATTCCGGTGGATTTTTTAATTACTGTGCTGATGAAGCAGAAGCACTTCAGACTTTAAATCATATCCTGAAAATAGAAAATGTAAAATCTGTTTTCTGTTGGGATAATGATTTGAAAAATTTCCTTAATGTAGTTAATGTTCCTTATACTAGTGAACTGGAGCTTTTTAATGATTGTGCATTTATCACTTGCGAATACTTAATCGCTTATGACGGCAGAATCATGCTTTCCCATAATAACATTTTGCATTATCACTCGTCCCGATTACCTGAAAAAGTAATCATCATGGCTAATGTCTCCCAAATTGTGAACAACCTGAATGATGCCATGAGCAAAATCAAGCGCAACGGAAATATTAGAAATCTTACTTCTATCAGCGGAAGCAATTCTAAATTAGATACTCCAAATAAGGATAACACAAAACTTTTCTTACTTTTGCTCGAAGATTAATATCTTTTGATCAAGTAATCTGAAAGACAATCTTCTTAAAATATTTAATCATACAATTTTGGATAAAAATTTAGTTCTACGACTTTTCGGTGGTCTTTTATATGGTTTAGTCGTTGTTCTTTGCACCACTCCATTGGGCGCGCAATTCTTAAATAACATTTCACCTGATCTTGTACAGCAACAAAACCTTTATTACGGTTTAATTACTTTTTTCCTTTTCATGGGAGCATGGGAATGTGTTAAAATGATGAAATTCGATCCTAAA is a window from the Kaistella flava (ex Peng et al. 2021) genome containing:
- the ftsH gene encoding ATP-dependent zinc metalloprotease FtsH, which gives rise to MNNNKGFNWFFPIAIVAILLFFFSNMNGDSSANSLDEEGFYALMAEGKVQNVLIYKDTEKADVFLTPAAKKALDSKQVAKERSPFSAFDFSPKPDYTISFGDLQLFLEKFDKIKQDNPAIVTKKDYGVGKNPMTELLFTAVFWIAIMALFYFVIFRKMMGGGGGGGGGQIFSIGKSKAKLFDEKDKVQVSFKDVAGLEGAKEEVQEVVDFLKNSEKYTKLGGKIPKGVLLVGPPGTGKTLLAKAVAGEAKVPFFSLSGSDFVEMFVGVGASRVRDLFAQAKAKSPAIIFIDEIDAIGRARGKGNMTGGNDERENTLNQLLTEMDGFGTDTNVIIMAATNRADILDKALMRAGRFDRSIYVDLPELHERREIFDVHLAKIKMEPNIDREFLAKQTPGFSGADIANLCNEAALIAARNSHESVTKQDFLDAVDRIIGGLEKKNKAIKPSEKRRVAYHEAGHATISWLVEHAAPLLKVTIVPRGRSLGAAWYLPEERQLTTTEQMYDELCATLGGRAAEQTIFGNISTGALSDLERVTKQAQAMVTIYGLNDKIGNISYYDSTGQSEYSFGKPYSENTAKMIDEEISKIIETQYARALQILADNKDKLDALAAKLLEKEVIFREDLEEVFGERAWDPELTEHPVSNTHKAKTPVEDAEILGPESNSQL
- a CDS encoding LUD domain-containing protein, with amino-acid sequence MSLFKKLVGKILNQPEEDEEQDLVKLGDQLKNADLDYKFAQLFTHSGGFFNYCADEAEALQTLNHILKIENVKSVFCWDNDLKNFLNVVNVPYTSELELFNDCAFITCEYLIAYDGRIMLSHNNILHYHSSRLPEKVIIMANVSQIVNNLNDAMSKIKRNGNIRNLTSISGSNSKLDTPNKDNTKLFLLLLED